The following proteins come from a genomic window of Nitrospira sp.:
- a CDS encoding Polyribonucleotide nucleotidyltransferase yields the protein MVHTVEVDIAGRTLRLETGRVAKQADGSIWASYGDTVVLATAVAAQTAKPGTDFLPLTVDYQEKAYAAGKIPGGYFKREGRPAEKEVLTSRLIDRPIRPLFPDGYYYETQVIASVLSADKTGSSDVIGITAASAALAVSNIPFNGPVAGVKIGRVNGQLIVNPDLEAMEQSELHLVVAGTADAVMMVEAGADELSEQTMLEALELAHAEIKKIVQKIDELAKKVGRVKREVLAESIDSALQAEIKSLVAQGIRDAIMIANKTARQERLDHILADAIERLKKPDDPSRERHIKIVFHQLEYTEVRKMILENRSRADGRGPADIRPITCEVGALPRAHGSAIFTRGETQSLAVVTLGTTDDEQRIDALEGEYTRTFMLHYNFPPFSVGEARPLRSPGRREVGHGALAERALKPVIPTKDVFPYTLRIVSEILESNGSSSMATVCGGTLAMMDAGVPIKEPVAGIAMGLIKEGSDVIILSDILGLEDHLGDMDFKVCGTKNGITALQMDIKIGGITTALMQQALEQARMGRLHILDRMSKGLTAPRTDLSPFAPRIYTMKVKQDKIRDIIGQGGKTIRGIQSDCGVKISVEDTGLVTIASADGESLQKAKEIINRLTEEVEVGKVYMGTVRKIMDFGAFVEVLPGTDGLVHISQLAHHRVKAVSDEVAEGDQILVKVLEIDKQGKIRLSRKETIPAPARNGASDSAGG from the coding sequence ATGGTACACACTGTAGAAGTCGACATTGCAGGTCGGACCCTCCGCCTGGAAACCGGTCGCGTTGCAAAGCAAGCTGACGGATCAATCTGGGCCTCATATGGCGACACAGTCGTCTTGGCGACGGCCGTGGCTGCGCAAACGGCCAAGCCTGGTACCGACTTTCTTCCGTTGACCGTCGATTACCAGGAAAAGGCCTACGCGGCGGGGAAAATCCCCGGCGGGTACTTCAAGCGAGAAGGTCGACCAGCTGAAAAGGAAGTCCTAACCAGCCGCCTGATTGATCGTCCGATCCGTCCGCTGTTTCCCGACGGCTACTATTACGAAACGCAGGTCATTGCCTCAGTCCTCTCGGCAGACAAGACCGGTTCTTCCGACGTCATTGGAATCACTGCGGCATCGGCCGCTCTCGCCGTGTCGAACATTCCCTTCAATGGTCCCGTTGCCGGGGTGAAGATCGGTCGGGTCAACGGCCAACTCATCGTCAATCCTGACCTCGAAGCGATGGAACAGAGTGAACTGCATCTGGTGGTTGCAGGTACCGCGGACGCGGTGATGATGGTGGAGGCGGGCGCCGATGAATTATCGGAGCAGACGATGCTCGAAGCGCTGGAATTGGCTCACGCTGAGATTAAAAAAATCGTTCAGAAGATCGATGAGTTGGCCAAGAAGGTGGGTCGGGTGAAGCGAGAGGTCCTTGCGGAATCGATCGATTCCGCGTTGCAAGCCGAGATCAAGTCATTGGTTGCACAAGGGATTCGTGACGCCATCATGATTGCCAACAAGACCGCCCGGCAGGAGCGGTTGGATCACATTCTGGCCGATGCGATTGAACGACTGAAGAAGCCCGATGATCCCTCACGCGAACGGCACATTAAGATCGTGTTCCATCAATTGGAATACACGGAAGTCCGGAAGATGATTTTAGAGAACCGATCCCGCGCCGACGGACGCGGTCCGGCCGATATTCGGCCGATCACCTGCGAGGTCGGCGCCTTGCCGCGCGCACATGGTTCCGCGATCTTTACTCGAGGCGAAACACAGAGTTTGGCGGTGGTGACGCTGGGGACGACCGACGATGAGCAGCGCATTGACGCGTTGGAAGGCGAGTACACCCGGACATTTATGCTGCATTACAACTTCCCGCCCTTCAGCGTCGGTGAGGCGCGGCCTCTTCGCTCACCGGGAAGGCGAGAGGTTGGGCACGGAGCCTTGGCTGAACGGGCATTGAAGCCCGTCATTCCGACTAAGGATGTCTTCCCATACACCTTGCGGATTGTGTCTGAAATTCTGGAATCAAACGGGTCTTCCTCGATGGCGACCGTATGCGGTGGAACGCTGGCCATGATGGACGCCGGAGTCCCTATCAAAGAGCCGGTCGCCGGCATCGCAATGGGGTTGATCAAAGAAGGGTCCGACGTCATTATTTTGTCGGACATCCTTGGCCTTGAAGATCATCTGGGCGATATGGACTTCAAAGTATGTGGGACCAAGAACGGCATTACGGCGCTTCAAATGGACATCAAGATCGGCGGCATCACCACGGCGTTGATGCAGCAAGCCTTGGAGCAGGCCCGGATGGGACGCCTTCACATTCTCGACCGCATGTCCAAGGGACTTACGGCACCCCGAACCGACTTGTCGCCCTTTGCGCCTCGCATCTACACGATGAAAGTCAAACAAGATAAGATTCGAGATATTATCGGCCAGGGCGGTAAGACGATCCGTGGGATTCAGTCCGACTGCGGAGTGAAGATCAGTGTTGAAGATACCGGTCTTGTGACCATCGCTTCTGCGGATGGTGAGTCGTTACAAAAAGCCAAGGAGATCATCAACCGCTTGACTGAGGAAGTCGAAGTCGGAAAAGTCTACATGGGGACGGTGAGGAAAATTATGGACTTCGGCGCATTTGTGGAAGTATTGCCGGGTACGGATGGATTAGTTCATATCTCACAGTTGGCGCATCACCGCGTGAAAGCCGTGTCCGACGAGGTGGCTGAAGGCGATCAAATCCTTGTGAAAGTGTTGGAGATCGACAAACAAGGCAAGATCAGGCTCAGTCGAAAAGAGACCATCCCGGCGCCGGCAAGAAACGGCGCAAGCGATTCAGCGGGCGGGTAA
- a CDS encoding SSU ribosomal protein S15p (S13e), producing MGLLKEAKSELIKQYRQHDKDSGSPEVQIAVLTNRITYLTEHFKSHKKDHHSRRGLLQLVGRRRRLLDYLRGVDDARYRAVIDRLGIRK from the coding sequence ATGGGATTACTGAAAGAAGCAAAAAGTGAACTCATTAAGCAATATCGGCAGCATGACAAGGATTCCGGATCGCCGGAAGTTCAGATTGCCGTGTTGACCAACCGGATCACGTATCTTACCGAGCATTTCAAGAGCCATAAAAAGGATCACCACTCGCGGCGGGGGTTGTTGCAATTAGTAGGGCGCCGGCGACGTTTGCTGGATTATCTCCGCGGCGTGGATGATGCGCGTTACCGAGCCGTGATCGATCGACTCGGCATCCGCAAGTAA
- a CDS encoding tRNA pseudouridine(55) synthase → MDRTGILAEALEGVLIVNKEAGWTSHDVVAKVRSLLRGGKVGHAGTLDPSATGVLPILVGRATRVAEYLVNWDKEYRAVLRLGETTDTQDASGQVLTKVDPCEVTEDILQAVISRFRGVQRQLPPMYSAVKVGGQPLYKAARAGKTVEREERSIAIHQLEIVAVHGRDVVLRIVCSKGTYVRTLCADIGQALGVGGHLLTLERRRVGPLSIEQAMTIDQVAGHRTAGTLGGQFISLDQLLFQLPAVVVNAEQAQRVLHGSPIFPMGAGQLSASPAAVSVRLKNEAGQLLAIGTRDTGRVGSIRIRKVLSLLSH, encoded by the coding sequence ATGGACCGGACAGGCATCCTAGCCGAGGCTCTGGAAGGAGTCCTCATTGTCAATAAGGAGGCCGGCTGGACATCTCACGATGTCGTAGCCAAGGTCCGGAGCTTATTGCGCGGCGGCAAAGTCGGTCATGCCGGTACGCTGGACCCGAGCGCCACGGGTGTCTTGCCCATCCTGGTCGGGCGGGCCACGAGAGTCGCCGAATACCTGGTCAATTGGGATAAGGAGTACCGTGCCGTGTTACGCCTGGGAGAAACAACCGACACCCAGGATGCAAGCGGTCAGGTTTTGACTAAGGTCGATCCCTGTGAGGTGACCGAAGACATACTTCAGGCGGTGATCAGTCGATTCCGAGGAGTCCAGCGGCAATTGCCGCCGATGTATTCAGCCGTGAAAGTGGGTGGGCAACCGCTTTACAAAGCGGCCAGAGCTGGCAAAACGGTCGAGCGGGAAGAGCGGTCGATCGCGATTCATCAGCTGGAAATCGTGGCCGTTCACGGTCGTGACGTGGTCCTGCGCATTGTGTGCTCGAAAGGCACGTATGTACGCACGCTGTGCGCCGACATCGGACAGGCTTTAGGCGTAGGCGGACATCTTCTTACTCTCGAACGTCGGCGTGTCGGCCCATTGTCGATTGAACAGGCCATGACGATCGATCAAGTTGCCGGCCATCGTACGGCGGGAACGCTCGGTGGACAATTCATTTCGCTGGACCAACTCCTCTTTCAACTCCCGGCGGTGGTTGTGAACGCGGAGCAGGCGCAGCGTGTCTTGCATGGTTCGCCCATTTTCCCGATGGGAGCCGGACAACTGTCCGCTTCCCCCGCCGCTGTTTCCGTACGTCTGAAGAATGAAGCAGGCCAATTGTTGGCTATCGGAACCCGCGATACCGGCCGCGTGGGATCGATTAGAATTCGTAAGGTATTAAGTCTCTTGAGTCATTAA
- a CDS encoding Ribosome-binding factor A, producing MSKTTYKRADRVADQIRMEVADILMRKIKDPRVRDVTVTDVELTGDLRIAHIFVTTMETGEAERNIFAGLSKASGFVRSELGRRLSLRYLPDVIFKKDVSGPRGDRIMRLLEGLHRESEQHDTGDSPNSGQRVADS from the coding sequence ATGTCGAAGACGACCTATAAAAGGGCAGACCGGGTGGCTGATCAGATCCGGATGGAAGTGGCAGATATTCTCATGAGAAAAATCAAGGACCCCAGGGTCCGTGACGTGACGGTCACGGATGTCGAACTGACAGGGGATTTGCGCATCGCCCATATTTTTGTCACCACCATGGAAACGGGGGAGGCTGAGCGGAATATCTTTGCCGGTCTCTCAAAGGCCAGTGGGTTTGTGCGGTCGGAATTAGGGCGGAGGCTCTCGCTCAGGTACCTTCCGGATGTGATCTTCAAGAAGGATGTCAGCGGACCTCGCGGTGACCGTATCATGCGGCTCTTGGAAGGATTGCACAGGGAGTCTGAACAACATGACACAGGAGACTCTCCCAACAGCGGGCAGAGGGTCGCGGACTCTTAA
- a CDS encoding YlxP-like protein encodes MVVGLCTVELFISGSQSLKDKRQVIHGLKDRLRGKFNLSVAEVDGQDLWQKAILGMACVSNESNHVNQVLEQALNLIKSMPTVEVVRTQLELL; translated from the coding sequence ATGGTCGTGGGTCTGTGCACGGTAGAATTATTCATCTCCGGGAGCCAATCGCTTAAGGACAAGCGACAGGTCATTCATGGGCTCAAAGACAGGCTTCGGGGCAAGTTTAACCTCTCAGTCGCCGAGGTGGACGGTCAGGATCTCTGGCAGAAGGCCATCCTTGGAATGGCTTGTGTGTCAAATGAGAGTAACCACGTGAATCAGGTGCTTGAACAAGCGTTGAATCTGATCAAAAGCATGCCGACGGTCGAAGTAGTGAGGACCCAATTGGAATTGCTCTAG
- a CDS encoding Translation initiation factor 2, giving the protein MAMRVYELAKKLGMENRVLIPELKKMGASVSSHSSTLDDEIVQRVLDKLGSKSKGQETEVEGGLGAKPGEHASHGKAMAARSHVVEEPPKPDKRRILIKRKKEDEPIEAISLPPIAEGERSAQAAPPVTLPIPPPSLEQPGNGGLVDRSLPAEERSSEISPPTPAPLAAKQEEAPAKPTVAPPTIGAPTPEPVTGKKKSMAFEAIEAEGQKDKLKKVRKPGRPRDDQQQDVKFREDAARWQDLRAIPVQRRDDRSKHVHHSTPAEITKPRRKSVKVTPRTTVKEFAELIGQRPADIVRKLMDMGQMLTFHQPMNLDAASIFAEESGVKVEISVEKVGDELLQDVLEAGGDERPEPRPPVVTIMGHVDHGKTSLLDAIRQTNVAEGEAGGITQHIGAYTVSVRGKQVTFLDTPGHEAFTAMRARGAKVTDIVILVVAADDGVMPQTIEAIHHAKAAGVPLIVAMNKIDKPTANPDRVKNALSEHGLISEAWGGDTIMVEVSAKQKTGLDTLLEMILLQAEVLELKADPHRQAKGTVIEAKIERGRGPVATVLVQSGTLRVGDAYVVGAFSGRVRALINDRGEKAQQAGPSIPVEVIGLPGVPSAGDVFHVVSNERVGREIAEERAQKRRAAELTGPAKVSLDDLFAKIQEGSVKELAIVIKADVQGSSEALAGAVEKLSTEAVKLRVIHNGVGGVMESDVLLAAASRAIIIGFNIRPEPKATALADQQGVDIRLYTIIYDAIADIKAAMEGLLEPTLKERVLGRAEVRQVFTIPKIGAVAGSYVIDGTISRSSAGVRVIRDNVVVYQGKLASLRRFKDDVREVQQGYECGLSIENFNDVKSGDIIEAYAIDKIAAKL; this is encoded by the coding sequence ATGGCTATGCGTGTATACGAACTCGCGAAGAAGTTAGGAATGGAAAATCGAGTGCTGATTCCCGAACTCAAGAAGATGGGGGCATCGGTTTCCTCTCATAGCAGTACACTCGACGATGAAATCGTTCAGAGAGTATTGGATAAGCTAGGCTCAAAATCGAAAGGGCAGGAGACGGAGGTTGAAGGAGGGCTCGGTGCAAAGCCAGGGGAGCATGCGAGTCACGGCAAAGCCATGGCAGCAAGGAGCCACGTCGTCGAGGAACCGCCCAAGCCTGACAAGCGCCGTATTCTGATCAAACGAAAGAAGGAAGATGAACCGATCGAGGCCATTTCTTTACCTCCAATCGCTGAAGGTGAGCGTTCGGCGCAGGCGGCACCCCCGGTCACCCTGCCTATACCGCCTCCATCCCTGGAGCAGCCTGGTAACGGTGGCCTCGTCGATCGCAGTCTTCCAGCGGAAGAACGTTCAAGCGAGATCTCTCCACCCACACCGGCGCCGCTGGCTGCGAAGCAGGAAGAGGCGCCGGCAAAGCCGACCGTCGCTCCACCAACGATCGGGGCTCCGACTCCCGAGCCGGTGACAGGCAAAAAAAAGAGCATGGCATTCGAGGCCATCGAAGCCGAGGGACAAAAAGACAAGCTTAAAAAAGTACGGAAACCGGGTCGCCCCAGAGATGATCAGCAACAAGATGTGAAATTCCGTGAGGATGCCGCCCGCTGGCAAGACCTTCGTGCGATTCCGGTGCAGCGACGGGATGACCGATCCAAGCATGTACACCATAGCACCCCGGCAGAGATCACTAAACCACGTCGGAAGAGCGTGAAAGTCACCCCCCGGACGACGGTCAAAGAATTCGCCGAGTTGATCGGTCAACGGCCGGCGGACATTGTTCGGAAACTGATGGACATGGGCCAAATGCTGACGTTCCATCAACCGATGAACCTGGATGCCGCATCGATTTTCGCGGAGGAAAGCGGAGTCAAAGTGGAAATATCGGTCGAGAAAGTCGGGGACGAGTTGCTGCAAGATGTCCTTGAGGCGGGCGGTGACGAACGGCCGGAACCCCGGCCGCCGGTGGTAACCATTATGGGCCATGTCGACCACGGAAAGACCTCTCTTCTCGACGCGATTCGGCAAACCAACGTGGCGGAAGGGGAAGCCGGCGGCATTACTCAGCATATCGGCGCCTATACCGTCTCAGTGCGCGGCAAACAAGTGACGTTTCTGGACACTCCCGGCCATGAAGCCTTTACGGCTATGCGAGCTCGTGGAGCCAAGGTCACGGATATCGTTATTTTGGTTGTCGCAGCAGACGATGGTGTGATGCCGCAAACGATCGAAGCGATCCACCATGCCAAGGCAGCCGGAGTGCCGCTGATCGTGGCGATGAATAAAATCGATAAGCCGACCGCCAATCCTGATCGGGTCAAAAACGCCCTCTCTGAACATGGACTGATCTCCGAAGCCTGGGGCGGGGATACCATTATGGTTGAGGTATCCGCTAAACAAAAAACGGGGCTCGATACTCTTCTTGAGATGATTTTGCTTCAGGCGGAAGTGCTTGAACTCAAGGCGGATCCACACCGACAAGCCAAAGGTACTGTCATCGAAGCCAAGATCGAACGGGGCAGGGGTCCTGTTGCGACCGTGTTGGTCCAGAGCGGGACTCTACGGGTTGGAGACGCATATGTCGTGGGAGCATTCAGCGGGCGTGTTCGAGCCCTCATTAATGACCGCGGTGAAAAAGCCCAGCAAGCCGGGCCGTCGATTCCGGTGGAAGTAATCGGATTGCCGGGCGTTCCGTCGGCTGGAGATGTTTTCCATGTCGTCTCCAATGAGAGAGTCGGCCGAGAGATCGCGGAAGAGAGAGCTCAAAAGCGCCGGGCGGCTGAACTGACCGGTCCTGCGAAAGTGTCCCTGGATGATCTCTTCGCGAAGATCCAAGAAGGATCTGTGAAAGAATTGGCTATCGTCATCAAGGCCGACGTACAAGGATCGTCCGAAGCATTGGCAGGCGCAGTCGAAAAGCTGTCGACGGAAGCCGTCAAGCTCCGTGTGATCCATAACGGAGTCGGTGGGGTCATGGAATCCGATGTGCTGCTTGCCGCCGCATCCAGAGCCATCATTATCGGCTTCAATATCAGGCCGGAGCCAAAGGCAACCGCATTGGCCGATCAACAGGGTGTCGATATCAGGCTCTACACGATCATTTATGACGCCATTGCCGACATCAAGGCTGCGATGGAAGGCTTGCTCGAGCCGACTTTGAAAGAGCGCGTATTGGGACGAGCGGAAGTCCGGCAGGTCTTTACCATTCCAAAGATCGGAGCAGTCGCAGGGTCTTATGTCATTGACGGGACGATCTCTCGGTCAAGCGCCGGAGTACGAGTGATTCGCGACAATGTGGTGGTCTATCAGGGGAAGCTCGCTTCGTTGCGGCGTTTCAAGGACGATGTACGTGAAGTGCAGCAGGGGTATGAATGTGGCTTAAGCATCGAGAATTTCAATGATGTCAAATCCGGCGATATCATCGAAGCCTATGCCATCGACAAAATCGCCGCCAAGCTTTAG
- a CDS encoding Transcription termination protein NusA, translating into MNRELISVIDEIGRQKGIDKARVIGAIESALQTAAKKRFGQAENIQVEIDPKSGEISVVSKKIIVETVSNPKAEISLQEARQYDSEAEIGDEIGSLIEMNELGRIAAQTAKQVIFQKVREAEWEAVQKEYSTRQGDLVTGIILGMERRNYLVDLGKTEAILPIQEQIPRETYRRGDRVKAMLLEVRRTPKDVQVILSRSHPQFVAKLFELEVPEVMEKIIEIRSVVREPGDRTKIAVTSREKAVDPVGACVGIKGSRVQAVVRELRGEKIDIITWTQDPRVFIAEALNPATIEKVGIDEEKKSALVVAADSQLSLAIGKNGQNVRLAARLTGWKIDIISATEYEKEKVERDKEIKAALAEEAEAQRLQEEARQAARAEEATSG; encoded by the coding sequence ATGAACCGAGAACTGATCTCAGTGATCGACGAAATCGGGCGTCAGAAAGGAATCGACAAGGCCCGAGTCATCGGGGCCATTGAATCCGCCCTGCAGACAGCCGCGAAGAAACGCTTCGGCCAGGCCGAAAACATCCAAGTGGAGATCGACCCAAAGAGCGGGGAAATTTCCGTCGTTTCCAAGAAGATCATCGTGGAAACAGTCAGCAATCCCAAAGCGGAGATCTCTCTTCAAGAAGCCCGCCAATATGATAGTGAAGCGGAGATCGGCGACGAAATCGGATCGCTGATCGAAATGAACGAATTGGGGAGGATTGCCGCACAAACGGCGAAGCAGGTCATTTTCCAGAAGGTGCGTGAGGCGGAATGGGAAGCGGTTCAAAAAGAATACTCGACGCGTCAGGGGGATCTCGTGACGGGGATCATTCTCGGCATGGAACGCCGGAATTACCTTGTGGACCTCGGAAAGACAGAGGCCATCCTGCCGATCCAAGAACAGATTCCGCGGGAAACGTATCGGCGCGGCGATCGTGTGAAGGCGATGTTGCTGGAGGTGCGTCGAACGCCGAAGGATGTGCAAGTCATTCTGTCCCGCAGCCATCCTCAGTTCGTGGCGAAGCTCTTTGAGCTCGAAGTGCCGGAAGTCATGGAAAAGATCATCGAAATCCGGTCCGTCGTTCGAGAGCCGGGAGACCGGACGAAGATTGCCGTCACGTCACGTGAAAAGGCCGTGGATCCAGTGGGGGCCTGCGTCGGCATCAAAGGCTCTCGTGTACAGGCGGTCGTTCGCGAGTTACGGGGCGAGAAGATTGATATCATTACCTGGACACAGGACCCGAGGGTCTTTATCGCCGAAGCTTTGAACCCTGCGACGATCGAAAAGGTAGGGATCGACGAAGAAAAGAAGTCGGCGCTGGTGGTCGCAGCCGACTCGCAATTGTCGCTGGCAATCGGCAAGAATGGTCAAAATGTCCGGCTTGCGGCCCGTTTGACCGGATGGAAGATTGATATCATCAGCGCTACGGAATACGAAAAAGAAAAAGTAGAACGCGATAAGGAGATTAAAGCGGCGCTCGCAGAGGAAGCCGAGGCCCAACGACTGCAGGAAGAAGCTCGGCAGGCTGCCAGAGCTGAGGAAGCAACGAGCGGATAG
- a CDS encoding Bacterial ribosome SSU maturation protein RimP, translating into MSAWYGAPSVSGLMPTFLFGHMSKGNGLSIPGNGPQPVADRLREIISPILWTLGLELVDVVCVGQGPRSIVRVLIDKSGGVSIADCEQAHKALGPALDVADPFPHAYTLEVSSPGLDRPFKRAQDYQRAIGKEVSLKLRQPLEGQWRITGQLVHVDEQAVVLSVASTQASQTVKLNRDMIAEAKLVVKI; encoded by the coding sequence ATGAGTGCATGGTATGGTGCCCCTTCTGTAAGTGGGCTCATGCCCACTTTTTTGTTTGGACACATGTCAAAAGGAAATGGGTTGAGCATACCGGGCAATGGTCCACAGCCGGTTGCCGACCGGTTGCGCGAAATCATTTCACCGATCTTATGGACGCTCGGGCTTGAGTTGGTTGATGTGGTGTGTGTGGGGCAAGGTCCTCGCTCGATCGTTCGCGTCCTGATCGATAAATCAGGTGGAGTCAGCATCGCAGACTGTGAGCAGGCGCATAAGGCTTTAGGACCGGCGCTCGACGTGGCCGATCCGTTCCCTCATGCCTATACCCTTGAAGTCTCTTCTCCGGGTCTTGATCGGCCCTTCAAGAGAGCTCAAGACTATCAACGGGCAATCGGAAAAGAGGTGAGCCTCAAACTTCGGCAACCGCTCGAAGGCCAGTGGAGGATCACGGGACAACTGGTGCACGTGGATGAACAGGCGGTCGTCCTGAGCGTGGCCTCAACGCAGGCATCCCAGACCGTGAAACTGAATCGAGACATGATTGCTGAGGCGAAGCTGGTCGTAAAAATCTAG
- a CDS encoding D-alanine aminotransferase: MPDIAFINGRFLPWEEANISIDDRGFQFGDAVYEVIRTYRGNPFELTAHLARLDRSARELSLRQPYTSLQWTRWIQQGLSLAGYQDAKIYIQLTRGAAPREHSFPSDILPTVVMTIRKFHPLAPEVRRAGVSACTREDLRWGRCDIKSVNLLANVLAREEAKKAGVFETILVRDGLVMEGALSNVMAVQDGLVITAPEGPRILSGVTRTVVLELAKKDDIAIEERFIPVDLLYRADEVFLTGTTLEVLGVVQIDGKTIGSGQPGPLTKLLAARWALLTG; this comes from the coding sequence ATGCCCGATATCGCGTTCATCAACGGCCGCTTTCTTCCTTGGGAAGAGGCGAACATTTCCATCGATGATCGAGGATTCCAATTCGGAGACGCCGTCTACGAAGTCATTCGGACCTATCGGGGAAATCCGTTCGAGCTTACTGCTCATCTGGCTCGGTTGGATCGGAGTGCCAGAGAACTCTCGCTTCGCCAACCATACACCAGTCTCCAATGGACGCGGTGGATTCAACAAGGACTCAGCCTGGCCGGATATCAAGATGCCAAGATCTACATTCAGCTTACCAGAGGAGCGGCTCCCCGTGAGCATAGTTTTCCCTCCGATATTCTCCCGACGGTCGTCATGACCATCAGAAAATTTCATCCCTTGGCCCCCGAAGTCCGCCGGGCCGGCGTAAGCGCCTGCACCCGGGAAGATCTTCGATGGGGGCGCTGCGATATCAAGAGCGTCAACCTCCTGGCCAACGTCCTTGCCCGTGAAGAAGCGAAGAAGGCCGGTGTCTTCGAAACAATTTTGGTCCGGGATGGTCTCGTCATGGAAGGCGCGCTGAGCAATGTCATGGCTGTTCAGGACGGGCTTGTCATCACGGCTCCCGAAGGTCCTCGAATTCTATCCGGGGTCACACGAACCGTAGTGTTAGAGCTGGCTAAAAAGGACGACATTGCGATCGAAGAACGATTCATACCGGTCGATCTTCTTTACCGAGCGGATGAGGTCTTTCTGACCGGAACGACGCTCGAAGTGCTCGGGGTTGTCCAGATCGACGGGAAAACCATCGGCTCCGGCCAACCGGGTCCTCTCACAAAACTGCTGGCTGCTCGCTGGGCATTGTTGACCGGCTAG
- a CDS encoding putative ferredoxin-like protein YfhL gives MALLITDECISCGACLPECPNEAIFETRSDAESKGNHVGDGQGVGDNIYVIAHDRCTECVGHFDEPQCAAVCPVDNCCISDPLYPETTDVLLERAKTLNPDKTIDPAKVWSGVRN, from the coding sequence ATGGCTTTATTGATTACGGATGAATGCATCTCTTGTGGAGCATGCTTGCCGGAATGTCCTAATGAAGCAATCTTTGAAACCAGAAGCGACGCTGAGAGCAAAGGCAATCACGTTGGTGATGGGCAAGGCGTCGGCGATAATATTTACGTAATCGCCCATGACCGCTGCACCGAATGTGTCGGCCATTTTGACGAACCTCAGTGTGCTGCGGTTTGCCCCGTTGATAATTGCTGTATTTCAGACCCTCTCTATCCTGAAACAACGGATGTGCTTCTGGAAAGGGCGAAGACTTTGAATCCCGATAAAACGATTGATCCCGCCAAGGTATGGAGTGGGGTAAGAAACTGA